Genomic window (Deltaproteobacteria bacterium):
AGAAATACAAAGTCATTCTGGACACCATGCCAGAAACGGAATCCAGATTAGAAGTGCTGTTCCGCCAGGCCGGAGACGGCTTTCTTCAGGTAGAATATGGACGTATCCAGCGGGCCGCTCTGCAGGACTCCTTTCGCATGCTGGCGGTTAACGATATTATCCAGGACAAAAAGATCAAAGGGCTGATCGAAACTGTACCGGGACTCAGAACCAATTTATTCCATTTCGATCCTGAAGTGCTCTCCCTTAAGGAATTAATGGTTCACATCAAGGAGGCAGAGGACTCCATGCCTACCGTGGATGACGTGGTTTTGCATTCCCGGCTCATCCATTTGCCCATGGCCTTTGAAGATTCGGAAACCAAAAAGGCCGTGGCCAAATATGCCAAAGAGGTTCGGCCCGATGCCCCCAACATTATTGATGGGTATAATATCGAGTATATCGCCCTGTGCAACGGGGTGACGGTGTATGAGTTTAAGGAGATGTTTTTAGGGACTGATTGGTTTAACAGCGGCGGCGGCTTCTGGCCGGGCGGGGCCTTTCTCTGGCCCACCGATCCCCGTTGTGCCATTGTGGTCCCCAAATACAATCCCCCCAGAACCTGGACTCCGGAGGGGGCGGTCGGCATCGGAGGACCTTGCGTTTTTACTTACACCACACCGACCGGCGGCGGCTATCAGCTTTTCGGCCGGACCATCCCCACCTTTCAGTTCGCCCAGAAACACCCCATTTTCCAAAACGGTCCTTTCCTTTACAAGCCGGCCGACCGGGTCCGTTTCCATGAGGTGACGGAAGCGGAGGTTTTGGAAATTTATGACCATGTTCATAACCAAACGGATTATGAATATAAAATCGATGAGGGAAAAATTGTTGTTAAGGACTATTTAGCCTGGTACAACAGCGAGAAAGTTCAGGCGGGCATGAAGGCCCTTAAGGCCAAGCAGGCCGAGGGCGTCAAAAAGGCCCCGCGCCTCTAACTTTTTAGTACAAGAATTTGGGACGCAGATAAACTCGGATCGGCAGAGGGCCGATCATGCAGATTGACAGGATTTTGAATATAGAATGTTTATCTGCGTTTATCGGCGAAAACCTGCGTCCTAATTTAATTAAAGGAGGGGAAACCGATGTTAAAAATACTCAATGGTGGAATAGAGACTTTAGTAGAAGATGCTCCGGGGCGTTTGGGATACCTTGGCAAGGGCATGGCCCCATCCGGAGCCTTTGACCCTGTTGCCCTGGGCCTGGCCAATATCCTGGTCGGTAACCCTCCCGGAGAGGCGGGGTTGGAGATTACCGGAGGTTTTTTGGAAGCTCAATTTGGAATGGATACGGTTATAGCCATTGCCGGTACGGATATGGGGCCAACGATCAACGGACAAGCAATGCCCATGTGGGAGTCCCTGGCAGTTAAAGAAGGAGATGTCATTAAATTCTCTCATATCGGGGAATATGGCTTTCGTTCCTATCTGGCCGTGTCCGGCGGCATCGATGTCCCTCCCTATTTAGGCAGCAAGTCAACCTGTATCTTCGGAAGTTATGGGGGTTTTGAAGGACGGAAGCTGGCTCCGGGGGATGTGCTCCAATTCGGCAGCCCGGTCAAGAATAAAAAAGATCTGGTGGGAGGAAAATTGAAAAAGGAAGCCCTTCCCGTTTATCCCAGGGAATGGATCCTGCGGGCCGTCCCCGGTCCCAACACCTCGCCCGATTATGCCACCGAAGAAGGAATGGACTACCTTTTCAGTCATTCCTTTAAGGTGCAGCATACCTCGAACCGGTCCGCTTACCGTCTGGAAGCCTTGCCCGACAGTTTTTTCGCCCGACCGGACGGCGGAGTGGGAGGAAGCCATCCCTCCAATATCCTGGATCACGGCTATGCCATGCCGGGGGCTTTAAATATCTGCGGCAACACACCGGTTCTCCTGATTGCCGACGGCCCGACCCTGGGCGGCTACATGTGTGCCCTGAGCGTCATCAATGCCGATCTATGGATGGTCGGCCAGGGTACGCCGGGACGGGACTATATGAAATTCCAGGTCTGTACCCAGGAAGAGGCCACCCAGGCCCGCAGGGACCGGAAGAAATTGCTAAGCGAGGCATCGTTGGCTTAAAACAAATCTGAATATCGAATATCGAATCATGAATGTCGAAGGAGAGTCTTCTAAAATCCGAAATCCGAAATCCAAATTCTATTTTAGTTATAAAGGGGATTCATTATGGAGAAAAGTATCGATGCCATCATGCCCGGTATGGTTGCCAGGGTAGTGGTCAATGTTGGGGACAAGGTCCTTCCGGGACAGGAGGTTGCGGTTATCAACTGCATGAAGACCGAAATTTCAGTGAAATCCAATCTGGAAGGGACAGTTAAAAAAATTCTGGTCAAGGAATGGGATGAGATGCAGGTCGGTATCCCCATGGTTGTTTTAGAGGTCCATAACGGCGGTTAACCATGTTTAAGAAACTCTTAATCGCCAACCGGGGAGAAATCGTCAGCCGGATTATCCGTACCTGCCGGGAAATGGGTATTGCCGCGGTGGCCGTCTATTCGGAGGCGGACCGGGAGGCCCCTTATCTTAAGGAGGCTGACGAAGCCCTTTGTATCGGCCCGGCCAATCCCCTTAAAAGCTATCTGAACATGGAGGCCTTGATCGAAGCGGCTAAAAAATCAAAGGCCGAGGCCATCCATCCCGGTTATGGTTTTCTGTCGGAAAGGGGGCTCTTTGCCGAGGCCGTGGTCGAGGCCGGTCTTGTTTGGATCGGTCCTTCCCCCAAGGTTTTAAGGACCATCAGCTCAAAAAGTTATTGCCGCCATCTGGCCCATGAAGTAGAGGTGCCGGTTATTCCCGGAACGTTGGACCTGGTCCGGGATGCCCGGGATGTGCAACAATACGGCCGTGAGCACGGCTATCCGATTTTTTTGAAACTCGATCGGGGCGGCGGTGGCAAGGGAATTGAAATCGTCCGGAGTGAGGATCAGGCCGAAGAGGTTTTTAAAAGGGCTTGCAGTATCGGCCAGATGGCCTTTGGTCATTCGGGATGTTATCTTGAAGAGGTGGTCCAGGAGCCCCGGCATATCGAAGTCCAGTTTGTGGCCGATGATTTCGGGAACTGCCTTTGCCTCAGTGAGCGGGAATGTTCCATTCAGCGCCGCCATCAAAAGATTATCGAAGAGTCCCCTTCGGTGGTGGTCAGCGAAGAGGATCGTCAGCGGCTCTTCGACTGGACGAGGCGGCTCATTTTACGTATGGGTTACCAGGGGGCCGGAACCATCGAAGGGTTGCGCTCCGGGGATGGTCATTATTATTTTATGGAGATCAATGCCCGTTTGCAGGTGGAACATCCGGTGACGGAATTTTTAACCGGGATCGATATCGTTAAATCCCAGTTGCAGATTGCCGCCGGTGAAAGGCTGCCTTTTCGGCAAGAGGAGATCATCCGGCAAGGCCACGCCATCGAGGCCCGGGTGTATGCCGAAGATCCGGAGACCTTTTTCCCTTCCCCGGGAACCATTACCTTCCTGCATCTTCCGGAAGCAAATCGTAACCTGCGAATCGACCATGCCCTGGCTGCCCCCATGACGGTGCCTCCCTATTATGACCCCCTGCTGGCCAAGGTCATTGCCTGGGACCAAACCCGTACCGGGGCGACCCATCGTCTAATCGAGGCCTTGACCACCTTCCGGATCGATGGGGTGAAAACGACCATTCCGACCAATTTACGGCTCTTGCAACATCACCGCTTCGTCAGCGGTGACTTTTCAACGGCCTTTGTCCAGGAACTCTTTAATGATTAGGGTTCCATTTCGGATTTTCGATTTCGGATTTCGGAATCAGGGGTCAGGGGCC
Coding sequences:
- a CDS encoding carboxyltransferase domain-containing protein, which codes for MGEEKYKVILDTMPETESRLEVLFRQAGDGFLQVEYGRIQRAALQDSFRMLAVNDIIQDKKIKGLIETVPGLRTNLFHFDPEVLSLKELMVHIKEAEDSMPTVDDVVLHSRLIHLPMAFEDSETKKAVAKYAKEVRPDAPNIIDGYNIEYIALCNGVTVYEFKEMFLGTDWFNSGGGFWPGGAFLWPTDPRCAIVVPKYNPPRTWTPEGAVGIGGPCVFTYTTPTGGGYQLFGRTIPTFQFAQKHPIFQNGPFLYKPADRVRFHEVTEAEVLEIYDHVHNQTDYEYKIDEGKIVVKDYLAWYNSEKVQAGMKALKAKQAEGVKKAPRL
- a CDS encoding biotin-dependent carboxyltransferase, which gives rise to MLKILNGGIETLVEDAPGRLGYLGKGMAPSGAFDPVALGLANILVGNPPGEAGLEITGGFLEAQFGMDTVIAIAGTDMGPTINGQAMPMWESLAVKEGDVIKFSHIGEYGFRSYLAVSGGIDVPPYLGSKSTCIFGSYGGFEGRKLAPGDVLQFGSPVKNKKDLVGGKLKKEALPVYPREWILRAVPGPNTSPDYATEEGMDYLFSHSFKVQHTSNRSAYRLEALPDSFFARPDGGVGGSHPSNILDHGYAMPGALNICGNTPVLLIADGPTLGGYMCALSVINADLWMVGQGTPGRDYMKFQVCTQEEATQARRDRKKLLSEASLA
- a CDS encoding acetyl-CoA carboxylase biotin carboxyl carrier protein subunit, with protein sequence MEKSIDAIMPGMVARVVVNVGDKVLPGQEVAVINCMKTEISVKSNLEGTVKKILVKEWDEMQVGIPMVVLEVHNGG
- a CDS encoding ATP-grasp domain-containing protein, whose protein sequence is MFKKLLIANRGEIVSRIIRTCREMGIAAVAVYSEADREAPYLKEADEALCIGPANPLKSYLNMEALIEAAKKSKAEAIHPGYGFLSERGLFAEAVVEAGLVWIGPSPKVLRTISSKSYCRHLAHEVEVPVIPGTLDLVRDARDVQQYGREHGYPIFLKLDRGGGGKGIEIVRSEDQAEEVFKRACSIGQMAFGHSGCYLEEVVQEPRHIEVQFVADDFGNCLCLSERECSIQRRHQKIIEESPSVVVSEEDRQRLFDWTRRLILRMGYQGAGTIEGLRSGDGHYYFMEINARLQVEHPVTEFLTGIDIVKSQLQIAAGERLPFRQEEIIRQGHAIEARVYAEDPETFFPSPGTITFLHLPEANRNLRIDHALAAPMTVPPYYDPLLAKVIAWDQTRTGATHRLIEALTTFRIDGVKTTIPTNLRLLQHHRFVSGDFSTAFVQELFND